Proteins encoded by one window of Pseudonocardia alni:
- a CDS encoding LytR/AlgR family response regulator transcription factor, with translation MTPPAEPLRVLAVDDVAPALDEICALLADAPDVGEVARAGGAVEALRAIPTGRFDAVFLDITMPGMDGLELGGVLAAMATPPEIVFVTAFEEHAVAAYGLGAVDYLLKPVGADRLADSLGRVHRARAGRSAAGPGTAGGTAPEPAGPALPRVDELAVLPVEAAGRTRYVRREDVRFVEAHGDYVRLHLPGGSHLVRIPLSRLEEHWDPHRFVRVHRSFLLHLPAVRELRSDAGGGLLAHTDAGDVPVSRRHARDLRDQLLAAATAGALDGHRAPDGDGPGSGRGRP, from the coding sequence GTGACACCCCCCGCCGAGCCACTGCGCGTACTGGCCGTCGACGACGTCGCCCCCGCCCTCGACGAGATCTGCGCGCTGCTGGCCGACGCGCCCGACGTCGGCGAGGTCGCACGGGCCGGCGGCGCGGTGGAGGCGCTGCGCGCGATCCCCACCGGCCGGTTCGACGCCGTCTTCCTCGACATCACCATGCCCGGGATGGACGGCCTGGAGCTCGGCGGTGTGCTGGCCGCGATGGCCACGCCCCCGGAGATCGTCTTCGTGACGGCGTTCGAGGAGCACGCCGTCGCCGCGTACGGCCTCGGCGCCGTCGACTACCTGCTCAAACCGGTCGGCGCGGACCGGCTCGCCGACTCGCTCGGCCGGGTGCACCGGGCCCGGGCGGGCCGCTCGGCCGCCGGGCCGGGCACCGCGGGGGGGACCGCACCGGAACCGGCCGGGCCCGCGCTCCCCCGCGTCGACGAGCTCGCCGTGCTGCCGGTGGAGGCCGCCGGGCGCACCCGCTACGTCCGCCGCGAGGACGTCCGCTTCGTCGAGGCCCACGGCGACTACGTGCGGCTGCACCTGCCCGGGGGCTCACACCTCGTGCGGATCCCGCTGTCCCGGCTGGAGGAGCACTGGGACCCGCACCGCTTCGTCCGCGTGCACCGCAGCTTCCTGCTGCACCTCCCCGCGGTCCGCGAGCTGCGCAGCGACGCCGGCGGCGGCCTGCTCGCCCACACCGATGCCGGTGACGTGCCGGTCAGTCGTCGCCACGCCCGGGACCTGCGCGACCAGCTGCTCGCCGCGGCCACCGCCGGGGCGCTCGACGGCCACCGCGCCCCCGACGGCGACGGCCCGGGAAGCGGCCGGGGGCGGCCGTGA